AGATAGAGCTTTCTCTGCAGAGAAGACTGTCTCAAGAGATGTGGCTGGATTCTGAGTTAACTAGCGTGACGTACGAAccacctcccttcctctcttccaTGCAACGCCTTAACCAATCCCATCCTTCTTCGCGTCTCTTTCCCCTCCCCCGCTTCTTATATATTAAGCGCTGCGTTGCGTAGGCTAGTTGCGTCGCACGTCCGAGGATACGTAAATGTCATGACGAACGAGGCAATGGAGGACCCCGGCGTCAGCAGCAGGGAGAGGTACGCTCGATTCATGGAGAACTCATGTTGCACCCACTTCTGCATCGGGCCCAACCCCTTCATGGCCCGGTTCGTGtacgccctcctcttcctccttgccagCCTCCTGGCCTGGGCCATCCGAGACTACGGCCGCTCTGCCATCTCCGAGTTCCAGCGTACGCACCTCTCCTCGATCCGCCTCTTTTTCTccattgcatggcgcatggagaTTTTTCAGACACTTTTCTTGGATTTTAATCTATGCAGGATTAAATGGCTGCCACGGTGCTCGTTACTGCTTGGGAGCAGAAGGTGTGCTCCGCATTAGCTTTGGTTGCTCCGTATCCTTCGTAAAATTACTAAATGTTGCTTAGGACTGTGGAATATAATGGCTATAagctaaaaattcaaaattcgatGCCCCAACATGGTCATTTTCCCTCTTACACAAGAACTGAGCTGGAGTTCCATTAAAAATGAAATAGTAATGTATAATTTGGAACCCTGGTGAGGGTTCTCGTAGACCAGATCTCTCTTTGTGCCATTGCAGGGATTCTTCCATTTTTGTCCTACCTCTGATGCTGAAATCTGTCGAACATGTCTATGGACATGCCTAAACCCCATGGATGATTCTTAACTTTGGAAAGTCATTCTTCTTTGTCATGTTTCTCTCGACGGCTGGCACGAAGAAGTTGGACGATCCTCGGAATTCATGGCACTCTGAGTGGTGGCCTGCCAAGATCATCATGTGGATGGGTTTCATAGCAGTGCCATTCTTCATACCTTCTGCATTTATCCAGCTCTACGGTTGGTTTCAGTTGTGTGTTTTGATTATTTAcaattaatatttttgattccTTTACTTGCTTTTGCTGATTCTGAATACTTGTTGATTTTTCAGGGAAGATTGCACACTTTGGTGCCGGGTAACAAGGCCTACTTTCATTCTGatattcttctttctttatgtTATAGGACTAATGAGCTATCCAATTGTAGTTTACAAAATCCTATGGAGAATATTATACTTCAATGATTTCTTTTCAGGGCATTTCTTCTGATTCAACTTGTCAGTGTTATCAGTTTCATTACGTGGTTGAATGACTGTTGCCGGTCTGAGAAAAGATGGTACATCTACTCGCACACCAACTATGCTTTGTACTTCTAATAGGCTGGAGATTTTCTGTCCTGCCGTAAACTTACTTCTACACACGGAGAAATTAAATAAGTATTTTTTGATTCTACATCCAAAAAGTATTTTGTAATTCTAGTTTAAACCAATAATCCATAAACATTAAAACATGCAATTTGGACTATACTCAAATTTAATTGACCTCTAGTGGGAAGCtccatcattttatttttttaacattgtTTTAGAAGCATGTTTGAATGGAATTGTGTTATGTATTATGTGGCATACCATGAGAAAGTTTTTTATTGACGACTCttgaaggaaaagagaaaagcTGATGAACAAATTGAAGGTCCTTCAGGATGTAAAGATGATAGACTTTGTAAAGCCCTCATATGGGGGGAAAATTCTTATACTAGAATAGCATAATTTGTGGCAAGTCCATTTGAATATAATGCAAATGGGATCATCATCTATATGAAGTTTAACACAAAATATGGGAATATTACATATGAAGCAGGATTCTGTTCTTTGGACGGAAGACTTGTATCAGTAGTCATTGCTGAGTAGGATGTACTTCTTGGAAGTAGTGCTAGGAGTGGTATTCTTCTGTTAATTGATTTACCCAGGAGACAAGTGGCTCAGAGCATGAATGATGCCTGGAAAAGCATCATTTAGTAATGTGGTAAACTCAAGATGTAGAATTACAACTTCATATTATCAATCATGATTATAGAGAGTATGTTAATGCAATTTCACATAAGAATCTAACCATATCTTATCAGTTTATCTGAATTGTGGAATCAAATCTTTATCATGCATATGGACTGGATGGTTGTCAATCAGAATTTAGGTCAATAAAACACCAATATAGTTACCATGAGGTATATGTTATTGCTGTACATATGTATACATGTGCATATATGTACATGCATAcgtgcatgcatacatacaccCACATAGGTGTTTGTGTGTTTTTGGACAGCGTATATAACCAAGAATGATGTTTACTGGGCAGCGCAAAACTGATCAACCACAAATGTTTCATATAGATTTTGAGATTGCTAGCATTACGAATGTTCTTATTGAATTTGCAGGTGAATAGGTTAATAATCTTAATCGCCAAAAATTGATGATaataatttcattttcagaGAGTCTGTAGGCATTATATTTGttttgcatctcatgcatgagTCAGGTGCAGATTGATCGAGGTGCATTTTTGTTACCTTTCATATAGTAGCTCTACATCTTCTGTTTTAAATCTGACTATGAAGATACATGACCTGCAGCCCCATTCAAGTACCGATACTCTCCATTGCTGCATATGTTGCTTCCATTTTGGGAATTGTCTTGATGTATGTGTGGTATGCATCAAAGCCAACTTGTAGTCTTAACATCCTCTTTATCACTTTGACCCTCGTGCTACTACAACTCATGACCTTTGTCTCACTGCACCCGAAGGTAAATCGACGTTCATTTCACCGAATGCAAAGTAGTTCATCTATACTGGCTCTTTCGTCCCTTCTTAGAGCTAAGTATGTCGTTTTTGATATAGGTGAAAGGAGGATTCCTGTCACCTGGGCTGATGGGAATGTATATTGTGTTTCTTTGCTGGAGCGCAATCAGGAGGTAAATTTTATGAGCAATTTGGTTTCACAGCTTTTCCCTTAAGATTGTTTTGCAGCTACTAGAAAACTAAGTTGTGCTACATTTTCCATTCATAGCTTCACTGAGTAGATTCTGTTACAATCATGATCTTTCCGTTCACAATGACAGTGAGCCACAGACCGAAGTTTGCAACCAAAAAGCACAAGCTGCAACAAGTGCAGACTGGCTCACAATCACGGTAATTTTTCAAAACATTTCATTTCATGCTAATTAGCATAGAGGACTGACAAACTGCATATTtagatatttcaaaatttttagatgctcttaaatatatgaaatactGCAGATTCCAGTGCTGGCAGGGGTGATTACTATGTTATTAAGCGATCGAAACATTAAAACAACCTTTTCTGTGACTCTtgtcttaaaaaaaatagtttagcaCCAAAATCTGACATTCTAGGATTGTAAGAGGAAAAACCAAGGTTGAGAATGTCCAAAATAATTATCATGCTAATAGATCCTAGAATATTTCCAGATATACAATCTAAGTAATTTTTTTCAGAATCTGCTGCTTCCATTTTTGAGAAATAGAATATTTTGCTTCTTGCTAAATGTTTGAGCAATTCCAGAATTATAACTTACTCTTGGATATGTAATATATCACGGATATTCATGATGCAATGAATTACCTCTTTTTCCCCTAACTCCATATTAAAAGTATCAGGTTGCCACTAAGTTTGATATTCCAGGTATCTCCAGAGAAACTGTGGTGTCATGTGGTAGGTTCAAGGGAGCAATATGGGTTAAGAACACTAGTAGAACCCTTAACTAAGTTTCTTGGTGTTACTACAACTCCAGACTTCTGCGTGATCTGTCAGTGCCATTTGGTAGTTTTATGAGCAATTGAACCTCTAGGCAGAGGTTGGTTCTTCTGATTACAGATCAGTTTCCAGACATTAGCATCCACGTCTTTTGCATTATGGAAAATCTCAATGTTTGATTGGGCATTCTGAAAAGGagaaaatttataattatattaatGACTGAAAAGTGAGTAAGAAACTAAAAGTAATCAAAACATGACAATGGATATgagagattttaaaaaaaattataacaatTCATAATATGTTCATGAAAAACATCATTTATTTGTATAACTTTTCATAAATTCATAAAAGCATTATTTTCTTTCCTTCATCAAGTCAGTATTATTCAGGAAAAAATGATGAACATTTTGAGAATAATTGAACATTTGTTCAATAAGTTGAAGAATTTTGTTAGTGCAATATCATTATTACTGTGGTCTCCTATTCTTAACTGAGTTTATAATAAATTGACGTGATTGTCATCTATTATGAATACATTGCTTATGGATGCAAGCATCTGGATAGTCTGATCTGAGCTTGATTTATGGACAGAGCTTTGTTATTGCTGTATTTGTCGTAGTCATGGCAACATTTTCAACAGGAATAGATTCCAAATGCTTTCAGGTGCACTTCACTAACATTGCCCTTGCTTTTTCATTGGCTGGCTATTTGTTCAAGTCACTATATGTGTTTCTAAATGACTGTTCACTATTACTCAATGCAGTTCAAGAGGACTCGAGCAGAATCAGAAGATGATGTTCCATATGGGTATGGATTTTTCCATTTTGTTTTTGCTATGGGGGGGATGTACTTTGCAATGCTATTCATCGGCTGGAATGCACATAAAACCATGCAGAAGTAAGTTTTCATATCACTACACTAGATCTCTAAGCATTCATTCTAGATACTGATGAATATTCTACGTACAGGGTATTGATAAATGTCCATCCATGTTTTTATGCTGCTATAAATATTCATTATCCTAATTcattgattatgaatcattgttTATAATCTTGGTATGATCATTGTTATCTCCATCACTTAGCTTCATCTATAACATCTTCAATGTATGACTAATGTATGTGGAAGAGTCCACTTATCTATCCATTTCATGTTCTTCCTAAAAAGTTGCTTGGCAAAGCTTAATGGCAACAATCTTGCTGCCAAATCACAAGTTCTGATGCCTCACAAGATTCTGAATGGAACTGTAATCATAATTGAAAGACTCATGCCTGTTATTTAGGATTGTGTATCTGACATTATTTTCCATGTGTTCCTATGGAAGGATCATGTTTTCCATTGCCTGCTTAAAATCTTTCTCATGTCATTTTTCTCTGGATATCCTCCACATTCGGTCACTCACAAACTCAATCCCATGTTCTAACCAGATCTGCCTCTAACCTTAACTCTCATACGTATAATACATTGTGATGGTACACGTTACTAACTGAAGTTTTACTGATTTCACCCTTTAACTTTTGAAGAATGTACAATATTTCTGTCTTTGTCCCATCAGTTCTGTTAATTCCCACAAATGATACTTCAAGCGAGCAAAATGTCATGTTGGTTGTCACATCTTGACTGGAAATTTCGGTTTTGTAGAAATGGAAAATGGAAAAAGAACCTGGAAATCTAAGGAATAAATGAATGCAAGATGACCGTAATCatgtatatattatttttgaatgagCATTTTTCGCATTTATAAAAAGATACACAAGGAAGCAAAAAGTCAAGGAGATAGCAAGTTAAAAAATGATATATGTTCATATTTCGATGCATTTTTATCCAACTTAACTATATATATAGcatcttttctctttttaattTACAGATGGACAATAGATGTTGGATGGGCCAGTACTTGGGTCAGACTTGTGAATGAGTGGCTAGCAACACTTATTTATGGTAAGTACTAAATCATTATATACATTAAAGAATTCTCTCTCCACTGGAAACTATAGGTTTGGTTGCTGATCTCTCTTATTTGCTGCTTATCATCCATGCCGCTATCTGTTAAGTTATATAGGTAATCTGATAATCCCGTAAATTATCATGCTAAGGTTCTGTTTATGGTGTGTTTTCTTGCACCAAAATctgtggaaaaaagaaaaataaaaataagattttatttCATGGAAAAGGAAATGTTTACCAAAAAACTATTTACAAGTTTTCTAACTTTATTAATTTTCTAATAAAACAAACAAATAGAAAATTTGATATTCCAAGAAATATAAGTTTTTCAAGCAACTTTCCTTGCAAACAAATATATCCTTAGTTGCTAAGTTAAAAAGGGAAAATAGAACAGTTTTCACTGTCCAGGATTTGCAActatattttaagaaaataagtAGGAAATACAGCGCCAGCATTTTCTTCACAATTcctaaatattttctctttatttGGGTAGAATTTTgtgagaaaaatataaaaaaaaagggtttctGGATGGATCAACACGTCCTCATGGCTTGCTGGCCTGCCTCAGGGTAAAATGGGCCGAAGCTACTAGTGTCACCGTGCAAGGGTTAACGGTATTATGGTCCCATTAAACAACCGTAGCTGTTTCTTACCTCAACATATTTCCGGCTGTTGGTTCTTCAAAAAAGAGCAATTAACATCCAAGCATATTTCagacatttttttttggttccatTGTAGTTTGTATAGCGGAGATTCAATTTCCAATCTGTTAAAAAGCTTACAGCAAAGTCCAATCTCAAAAATTAACTGGGTATGAGATCGGATTTCTCATTTGCTTTCAAATTCTGCCCTAAGCAATATCTCGTCTCTTACTTTTAGGAGAACATAAATGGATGCcgtctttttatttatttttgcggTGTTTTATGTGTGTGTTGGTACCTTAGAAGCGGTCATCTAGACAACTTTTGAGCTAGTGACATTATGAGGTAGGAGTGTTTGAACAGCAGACTCAGGGCAGTGCCCTGCTTCGGTAATTGGTTTGATTTTCGGTACACCATTGTCCTTGTATTGGCTGATGAACATATAAATATCTCCCATCTGAGAAGCATAACGGCACTGCCTGGTACATGGCAGCCCCATATCTAATGTAACCTATTTTAACGGTGTTTGCAGTTTGGAGGCAGTTTAGAAGAGCACAAGGCGAGTAGAATCCACATGATTATGAGGAAAAGGTTCTTGATTCCTGGATTTCTATGTCTCCATTCATGTCGTGTACAGCAAAATACCAATTCATCATGCAGCATTCCATAATCCCACAGTTCAATTCTCGCTGAAGATACAGATCAGTTGAAGAATCTCAATGGCAATTTCAAAGTATATTTGCCACCCTAGGATTTCTATAGAAGAGCATCCTAATCAAGCAAAAGCTCGTGCTGTAAAATTTTCCTCGTTTCTTTACCAATATTTGATGGATCCTGTTGGATTACATAATAGAAGATCAAGATTCTTTAGAAAGCAAGTAAAAAAATTCAGTACGTCACCAAGTAATTGGCACACCCTGGATCATGAG
This is a stretch of genomic DNA from Phoenix dactylifera cultivar Barhee BC4 chromosome 9, palm_55x_up_171113_PBpolish2nd_filt_p, whole genome shotgun sequence. It encodes these proteins:
- the LOC103704572 gene encoding probable serine incorporator isoform X3, producing the protein MTNEAMEDPGVSSRERYARFMENSCCTHFCIGPNPFMARFVYALLFLLASLLAWAIRDYGRSAISEFQRLNGCHGARYCLGAEGVLRISFGCSSFFFVMFLSTAGTKKLDDPRNSWHSEWWPAKIIMWMGFIAVPFFIPSAFIQLYGKIAHFGAGAFLLIQLVSVISFITWLNDCCRSEKRCPIQVPILSIAAYVASILGIVLMYVWYASKPTCSLNILFITLTLVLLQLMTFVSLHPKVKGGFLSPGLMGMYIVFLCWSAIRSEPQTEVCNQKAQAATSADWLTITSFVIAVFVVVMATFSTGIDSKCFQFKRTRAESEDDVPYGYGFFHFVFAMGGMYFAMLFIGWNAHKTMQKWTIDVGWASTWVRLVNEWLATLIYVWRQFRRAQGE
- the LOC103704572 gene encoding probable serine incorporator isoform X1, with the protein product MWLDSELTSVTLVASHVRGYVNVMTNEAMEDPGVSSRERYARFMENSCCTHFCIGPNPFMARFVYALLFLLASLLAWAIRDYGRSAISEFQRLNGCHGARYCLGAEGVLRISFGCSSFFFVMFLSTAGTKKLDDPRNSWHSEWWPAKIIMWMGFIAVPFFIPSAFIQLYGKIAHFGAGAFLLIQLVSVISFITWLNDCCRSEKRCPIQVPILSIAAYVASILGIVLMYVWYASKPTCSLNILFITLTLVLLQLMTFVSLHPKVKGGFLSPGLMGMYIVFLCWSAIRSEPQTEVCNQKAQAATSADWLTITSFVIAVFVVVMATFSTGIDSKCFQFKRTRAESEDDVPYGYGFFHFVFAMGGMYFAMLFIGWNAHKTMQKWTIDVGWASTWVRLVNEWLATLIYVWRQFRRAQGE
- the LOC103704572 gene encoding probable serine incorporator isoform X2, whose translation is MWLDSELTSVTLVASHVRGYVNVMTNEAMEDPGVSSRERYARFMENSCCTHFCIGPNPFMARFVYALLFLLASLLAWAIRDYGRSAISEFQRLNGCHGARYCLGAEGVLRISFGCSSFFFVMFLSTAGTKKLDDPRNSWHSEWWPAKIIMWMGFIAVPFFIPSAFIQLYGKIAHFGAGAFLLIQLVSVISFITWLNDCCRSEKRCPIQVPILSIAAYVASILGIVLMYVWYASKPTCSLNILFITLTLVLLQLMTFVSLHPKVKGGFLSPGLMGMYIVFLCWSAIRSEPQTEVCNQKAQAATSADWLTITSFVIAVFVVVMATFSTGIDSKCFQFKRTRAESEDDVPYGYGFFHFVFAMGGMYFAMLFIGWNAHKTMQNIFSLFNLQMDNRCWMGQYLGQTCE